From Mus musculus strain C57BL/6J chromosome 8, GRCm38.p6 C57BL/6J, a single genomic window includes:
- the Zfp42 gene encoding zinc finger protein 42 isoform X1 translates to MNEQKMNEQMKKTAKTSGQKGPGGRALDRLTLKQDEARPVQNTRVEAPRVTYTIRDESEISPETEEDGFPDGYLECIIRGEFSEPILEEDFLFKSFESLEEVEQNLSRQVLEASSLLESSLEYMTKGTKQEKREVTQETPPLRVGASSLLAGGPAEKPEGGVYCGVLSMLECPQAGCKKKLRDKTALRKHMLVHGPRRHVCAECGKAFTESSKLKRHFLVHTGEKPYQCTFEGCGKRFSLDFNLRTHIRIHTGERRFVCPFDGCEKSFIQSNNQKIHILTHAKAGKKC, encoded by the coding sequence ATGAATGAAcaaaaaatgaatgaacaaatgaagaaaacGGCAAAGACAAGTGGCCAGAAAGGGCCGGGCGGAAGAGCCCTCGACAGACTGACCCTAAAGCAAGACGAGGCAAGGCCAGTCCAGAATACCAGAGTGGAAGCTCCCCGTGTAACATACACCATCCGGGATGAAAGTGAGATTAGCCCCGAGACTGAGGAAGATGGCTTCCCTGACGGATACCTAGAGTGCATCATACGAGGTGAGTTTTCCGAACCCATTCTGGAAGAGGATTTCCTTTTTAAATCCTTCGAAAGCTTGGAGGAAGTGGAGCAAAACCTTTCTCGCCAGGTTCTGGAAGCGAGTTCCCTTCTCGAGTCTTCTTTGGAGTACATGACAAAGGGGAcgaagcaagagaagagagaggtcacGCAAGAGACGCCTCCGCTGAGGGTTGGGGCGAGCTCATTACTTGCAGGCGGCCCTGCAGAGAAGCCAGAGGGCGGTGTGTACTGTGGTGTCTTATCGATGCTGGAGTGTCCTCAAGCCGGGTGCAAGAAGAAGCTGAGGGATAAAACCGCCCTGAGGAAGCACATGCTTGTCCACGGGCCCCGGCGGCACGTGTGTGCAGAGTGTGGCAAAGCCTTCACGGAGAGCTCGAAACTAAAGCGACATTTTCTGGTGCACACCGGAGAGAAGCCGTATCAGTGCACGTTCGAAGGCTGTGGGAAGCGCTTCTCCCTGGATTTCAACTTGCGCACCCATATCCGCATCCACACCGGGGAGAGGCGCTTTGTGTGTCCTTTTGATGGCTGCGAGAAGAGCTTTATTCAGTCAAATAACCAGAAGATTCACATCCTAACCCACGCAAAGGCCGGGAAGAAATGCTGA